One Longimicrobiaceae bacterium genomic window, GTCCGTCCCGCCGGTCGACGGATCGACGCCGGCGGAACGGCCCGCCGTGCATCTCCCGAACGCGCCTGCCCCCGCGCATCTGCCGCGCGTCAGCGCGCAGGACGCGACACCGCTCCCGCCTGGCGTCAGTGCGAGGCGGCGGCGGGCGCGGCGGAGGTTTGGGCGGTATCGCCGGGCTCCACTAGACGGACGGCGACCAGGCTGGCGCCGGCCTCCTGGACGCCCCGCGCCCGGCCGATGGTGAGCACGTTGGAGCGGCCGTTGTACCGCATGGCCGCCACGGGCCAGCGCAGCGCCCAGTCGTGGATCACCCACGCGCCGTTGGGCATCCGCGCGAAGTCCACGCGCCCGCCCATGGTGCGCGGGCTCACATGCGGCAGGCCCGTGTACGTGAACTCCATGAAGCGCAGCTCGGCCGTGGCGCGGTCCAGCCACAGCGTGCCGCGCACGTCGGCCACCGCGTTCCCCCGCAGCGGCTCGAAGTGCAGGCCGATCGTCCCCTGCTGCCCGTTCCGCAGGCTGAAGCAGTGGCCGTCCAGGAAGACCTCGGAGAGCAGCACGTCCGCGTCGGGCGCGAAGTAGCTGACCTGGCCCGTCCGCTCCAGCACGCGCACGTAGCCACCCGCCGCCAGCGAGTCCGCCGGCAGGCTGGCGAAGGCCACGGTGCCCGGTGGAAGGTGCACCATCTGCGAGGTCTCGGCTTCCACCTTCCGCCCGTTGGGGCTCAGGTGCCGCTCGAAGTGCCGGTAGTCGAAGGAGAGCAGTGCCGCCGAGGTGTTGCTGTTGGTGAGCTGGAGCGCCTTGCGCGCCTCTTCCCACACGGCCCGCAGCGCGTCGCCGTCGCGCGAGCGGGAGTTGCAGCGCGGCGCCGCCTCCACCCGGATCGCGGCGAGCGAGACGCGCACCGGCGGCACGGCCACCGGCATCTCCAGCGTCTGCCCGGCGGCCAGCGCGAACTCGCCCGTGGTGTGGCTGCCGAAGCCCACGCGGTCCACCTTCACACGGTAGCTGCCGGCCGCGGGGGCGGTGAGCTGGTACTGCCCCGCCGCGTCGGCCACGCCGACCCGCACCGGCGCGCCGCGCCCGTCCAGCAGCGTCACCAGCGCCCCCGCCAGCACGCCGCCGCCCTGCGCGGACGTGAGCCGCCCGCGCACCACCTGCGCATCCGCCCGCCCCGCGAAGCCGAGCGCGAGGAGCAGCGCGAGCAGCATCCCCGCCGCGCAGCGGGCGACCCAAGCCGGGGGCCCGGAGATGGGCATCTCCCGTCCGACGTCGTCCATCTCCCGTCGCGACGAAATCGCCGGATCGCGGCTTTCCATCTCACGTCCCGACGGCAATCCACCTCCGCCGCCCACGATCTGCGGGCCGGACGACATCTTCCGTCCAGACGACTTCTCCCGTCCAGACGACATCTGCCG contains:
- a CDS encoding carboxypeptidase-like regulatory domain-containing protein, whose product is MDDVGREMPISGPPAWVARCAAGMLLALLLALGFAGRADAQVVRGRLTSAQGGGVLAGALVTLLDGRGAPVRVGVADAAGQYQLTAPAAGSYRVKVDRVGFGSHTTGEFALAAGQTLEMPVAVPPVRVSLAAIRVEAAPRCNSRSRDGDALRAVWEEARKALQLTNSNTSAALLSFDYRHFERHLSPNGRKVEAETSQMVHLPPGTVAFASLPADSLAAGGYVRVLERTGQVSYFAPDADVLLSEVFLDGHCFSLRNGQQGTIGLHFEPLRGNAVADVRGTLWLDRATAELRFMEFTYTGLPHVSPRTMGGRVDFARMPNGAWVIHDWALRWPVAAMRYNGRSNVLTIGRARGVQEAGASLVAVRLVEPGDTAQTSAAPAAASH